One stretch of Bradyrhizobium canariense DNA includes these proteins:
- a CDS encoding ABC-F family ATP-binding cassette domain-containing protein: protein MAPPLIQLKDIKLTFGGTPLLSGVELSVSSSERVCLIGRNGSGKSTLLKIAAGLVEPDSGSRFVQPGATVRYLPQEPDFAGFATTLAYVEAGLAPGDDHYQARYVLEQLGLHGDEDPAQVSGGEARRAALARVLAPSPDILLLDEPTNHLDLTTIEWLEGELGSRRSALVIISHDRRFLSNLSRSTAWLDRGQIRQIDRGFSAFEAWRDEVLAEEERDQHKLDRKIVNEEHWLRYGVSGRRKRNVKRLGNLYALREQRRDYRGAAGNANLAAAEADKSGKLIIEAKNISRSYGDRKIVDDFSIRVQRGDRIGIVGPNGVGKTTLIEMLTGANPPDSGTIRFGANIEMATLDQHRESLDPKSTLAEALTGGRSDHVMVGGKPKHVVSYMKDFLFGQEQMRTPLEVLSGGERGRLMLARALAKPSNLLVLDEPTNDLDLETLDVLEEMLGDYEGTVILISHDRDFLDRVVTSVIAPEGDGRWIEYAGGYTDMLAQRGADLKREAAKASTAEGNKATKGTPLQGTARRRLNFNEKHALETLPKTIAKLQAEIAKQQRHLDDPNLYKKDRKKFDQASDALTKAQKELQEAEDKWLELEVLREEIEQA from the coding sequence CAAGCTGACCTTCGGCGGCACGCCGCTGCTGTCAGGCGTTGAACTGTCGGTGTCGTCGAGCGAGCGCGTGTGCCTGATCGGCCGCAACGGCTCCGGCAAATCGACACTGCTGAAGATCGCGGCCGGTCTGGTTGAACCCGACAGTGGCAGCCGCTTCGTGCAACCCGGTGCGACCGTCCGCTATCTGCCGCAGGAGCCGGATTTTGCCGGCTTCGCAACCACGCTGGCCTATGTCGAAGCGGGCCTTGCGCCCGGCGACGACCATTACCAGGCCCGCTATGTCCTGGAGCAACTCGGCCTGCACGGCGATGAAGATCCCGCGCAGGTATCCGGAGGCGAGGCCCGCCGCGCGGCGCTCGCGCGCGTGCTGGCGCCCTCGCCCGATATCCTGCTGCTGGACGAGCCCACCAACCATCTCGATCTCACCACCATCGAATGGCTGGAAGGCGAACTCGGCAGCCGCCGCAGCGCCCTTGTCATCATCAGCCACGACCGCCGGTTTCTGTCCAACCTGTCACGCTCTACCGCGTGGCTCGATCGCGGCCAGATCCGGCAGATCGACCGCGGCTTTAGTGCGTTCGAGGCCTGGCGCGACGAAGTGCTGGCGGAAGAAGAGCGTGACCAGCACAAGCTCGACCGCAAGATCGTCAACGAAGAACACTGGCTGCGCTACGGCGTTTCCGGACGCCGCAAGCGCAACGTCAAGCGACTCGGAAATCTGTACGCGCTGCGCGAGCAGCGCCGCGATTATCGCGGCGCTGCCGGGAATGCCAACCTTGCCGCGGCCGAAGCCGACAAATCCGGCAAGCTGATCATCGAAGCCAAGAACATCAGCCGGTCCTATGGCGATCGCAAGATCGTCGACGATTTCTCGATCCGCGTGCAGCGCGGTGACCGCATCGGTATCGTCGGACCGAACGGCGTCGGCAAGACAACACTGATCGAGATGCTGACTGGCGCGAATCCGCCGGATAGCGGAACCATCCGGTTCGGCGCCAATATCGAAATGGCAACGCTCGATCAGCACCGCGAAAGCCTCGATCCAAAATCGACGCTGGCCGAAGCCTTGACCGGCGGGCGCAGCGACCACGTGATGGTCGGCGGCAAGCCAAAGCACGTCGTCAGCTATATGAAGGACTTCCTGTTCGGACAGGAGCAGATGCGCACGCCGCTCGAAGTACTCTCGGGCGGCGAACGCGGACGCCTGATGCTTGCCCGCGCGCTGGCAAAGCCGTCCAACCTGCTGGTGCTGGACGAGCCGACCAACGATCTCGATCTTGAAACCCTCGATGTGCTGGAGGAAATGCTCGGCGACTACGAAGGTACTGTCATCCTGATCAGCCATGATCGCGACTTCCTCGATCGCGTCGTAACCTCTGTCATCGCGCCTGAGGGCGACGGCCGCTGGATCGAATATGCCGGCGGCTATACCGACATGCTGGCGCAGCGCGGCGCCGATTTGAAACGCGAGGCGGCGAAAGCTTCCACCGCCGAAGGTAACAAGGCAACGAAGGGCACCCCGCTCCAAGGCACAGCCAGGCGCCGGCTGAACTTCAACGAGAAGCACGCGCTCGAAACGCTACCGAAGACCATCGCGAAACTTCAGGCCGAGATCGCCAAACAGCAGCGGCACCTTGACGATCCCAATCTCTACAAGAAGGATCGCAAGAAATTCGATCAAGCCTCTGACGCGCTGACAAAAGCCCAAAAAGAGCTGCAGGAGGCGGAAGACAAATGGCTGGAACTTGAAGTGCTGCGCGAAGAAATCGAACAGGCCTGA
- a CDS encoding D-TA family PLP-dependent enzyme, with the protein MTTSLAAKIARDYGTPAAVIDMDRVERNIARIQAACDAAGVANRPHIKTHKSPMLAKMQIAAGAKGITCQKLGEAEVMADAGIDDILISYNLIGEEKMTRLGALQAKAHMTVAVDNSVVIAGLPQAAAISGRPLSVVVECDTGRKRAGVETPAEAIALAREIAASKGLQFTGFMLYPTETGWAEAQKFYDEALAGVRAHGLGPTMVSTGGTPNLKNVGKLKGATEHRPGTYIYNDRMQVAAGVAGWDDCALNIYSTVVSRAGPDRGILDAGSKTLTSDTGGGLDGHGLILEHPEAKIARFAEEHGFLDLTRSNTRPNVGDVVRIVPNHVCVVVNMMDEVVMVRGDEIIGTLPVAARGKLR; encoded by the coding sequence ATGACCACGTCCCTCGCCGCCAAAATCGCCCGCGACTACGGCACACCCGCCGCTGTCATCGACATGGATCGCGTCGAACGAAACATCGCGCGCATCCAGGCCGCCTGCGACGCCGCCGGGGTCGCCAACCGGCCGCACATCAAGACCCACAAGAGCCCGATGCTGGCCAAGATGCAGATCGCGGCCGGCGCGAAGGGCATCACCTGCCAGAAACTCGGCGAAGCCGAAGTGATGGCGGACGCCGGGATCGACGACATCCTGATCAGCTACAATCTGATCGGCGAAGAGAAAATGACACGGCTTGGCGCATTGCAGGCCAAGGCCCATATGACAGTCGCGGTCGACAATTCGGTTGTCATTGCGGGCCTGCCGCAGGCGGCTGCGATTTCCGGCCGCCCGTTGTCGGTTGTGGTCGAATGCGACACCGGCCGCAAGCGTGCCGGGGTCGAGACGCCTGCGGAAGCGATCGCGCTCGCACGCGAGATCGCGGCGTCAAAGGGACTGCAATTCACAGGCTTCATGCTGTATCCGACCGAAACCGGCTGGGCGGAAGCGCAGAAATTCTACGATGAAGCGTTGGCCGGCGTGCGCGCCCATGGGCTCGGCCCGACGATGGTCTCGACCGGCGGGACACCGAACCTGAAGAATGTCGGCAAGCTCAAGGGCGCGACCGAGCATCGGCCCGGCACCTACATCTACAACGATCGCATGCAGGTCGCGGCTGGCGTCGCCGGCTGGGATGATTGCGCGCTGAATATCTATTCGACGGTCGTGAGCCGCGCCGGACCGGATCGCGGCATTCTCGACGCCGGCTCCAAGACGCTCACGTCAGATACCGGCGGCGGTCTCGACGGCCACGGGCTGATCCTCGAACATCCCGAGGCGAAAATCGCGCGCTTCGCCGAGGAACACGGTTTTCTTGATCTGACGCGCAGCAATACCCGTCCCAATGTCGGCGACGTCGTGCGTATCGTGCCCAATCACGTTTGTGTCGTCGTCAACATGATGGACGAAGTGGTGATGGTGCGCGGCGACGAGATCATCGGCACGCTGCCGGTCGCCGCGCGCGGCAAGCTGCGCTAG